From Oligoflexia bacterium, the proteins below share one genomic window:
- a CDS encoding RNA-binding protein codes for MNKKIFVGNCSYNVNEAELQSFIESFEISVVSAKVITDRETGRSRGFAFVEVGENEDLTHVINTLNGKELDGRNITVNEAKQENKKSGGGFKGRGGDRRY; via the coding sequence ATGAACAAAAAAATATTTGTGGGTAATTGTAGCTATAATGTCAACGAGGCAGAACTACAATCTTTTATTGAATCTTTTGAAATCAGCGTAGTGTCAGCAAAAGTTATCACTGATAGAGAAACAGGCAGATCTAGAGGTTTTGCTTTTGTTGAAGTTGGTGAAAATGAAGATCTCACTCATGTTATTAACACTTTAAATGGTAAAGAGTTAGACGGTAGAAATATAACAGTGAATGAAGCAAAACAAGAAAATAAAAAAAGTGGCGGTGGTTTTAAAGGCCGTGGTGGCGACAGACGTTATTAG
- a CDS encoding SDR family NAD(P)-dependent oxidoreductase, translated as MNKNTKVALIIGANRGIGFGLVKNLLQDKANYMIYASYRSEDKSQDLLSLAQEYPEKLKCLVFDAIKSNNYSYLLDSIVSETEKIDLCINCIGVLDDGVTFPERKVEELSSESLSHCFTLNTIPTLLLAKTLKSLLLKSESPKFVAISAKVGSISDNRLGGWYAYRISKAALNMAIKNLSIEFKRLHKNSMIVAIHPGTTQTELSKAFIKHAAKSYIVHQPEQAGKNILQLINRLSPNETGLFFSWDGSKISW; from the coding sequence ATGAACAAAAACACAAAAGTTGCTTTAATTATTGGGGCCAATCGAGGTATTGGTTTTGGGCTTGTCAAAAATTTACTTCAAGACAAAGCCAATTATATGATTTATGCCAGCTATAGATCCGAGGATAAATCGCAAGACTTACTGTCTCTGGCACAAGAGTATCCAGAAAAATTAAAATGCCTAGTATTTGATGCAATAAAAAGTAATAATTACAGCTATTTATTGGATAGTATTGTATCTGAAACAGAAAAAATAGATCTGTGTATTAACTGTATTGGGGTTTTGGATGATGGAGTGACCTTTCCAGAAAGAAAGGTTGAGGAGTTAAGTTCTGAATCATTAAGCCATTGTTTTACACTCAATACAATCCCAACCTTGCTATTGGCAAAAACCTTAAAATCATTGTTACTTAAGAGTGAAAGCCCAAAATTTGTTGCAATTTCAGCCAAAGTAGGGAGCATCTCTGATAATCGTTTAGGAGGCTGGTACGCTTATAGAATATCGAAAGCAGCCTTGAATATGGCCATTAAGAATCTGTCAATTGAATTTAAAAGACTGCATAAAAACAGTATGATTGTAGCAATCCACCCAGGAACGACTCAAACCGAATTATCTAAGGCGTTTATCAAGCATGCAGCTAAAAGCTATATCGTTCACCAACCGGAACAAGCCGGTAAAAATATTCTACAGTTGATTAACAGACTAAGTCCAAATGAAACTGGCCTGTTCTTTTCTTGGGATGGCTCCAAAATAAGCTGGTAA